Within Epilithonimonas zeae, the genomic segment CCAAAGAATAAACGCCGCCTTCTCCCATTACAAGGTTGTAATTGTTCTTATCCATAATCATTTTTTGATCAACGATTCTGGCTTTGTCCAATTCTGCAATATTTCTGGCTGTACCTGTTAAAACATTTTCTGAGAATAATACGAAGTTGTTGTAATAATCAGAAGAGCCTGAAGCGGATTGAAAGAATAGCATTTTTGCACGTGCTTTAGTTAGGTTTCGCATAGCCTCGCTAAGTCCTCCAAAGCTGGAAGCTGTAGATCCCACAACAATAACGATATTGGTTTCGTCTGAATTATTTTTGATTAATTCTCCAGTAGTTGAAAGTGCTTCTAACAGAGGTTGTGCGCCGCTATTACTACAATTTTGATTAGATGTTTGCAAGTCTATAAAAGAATTGATTTCCTCAAAATTATTGCTCAAAGCTGATGGTAAAATATCTTCTCCACAGTTGTTATTTTTGTAAAGAACAGCACCGTATTTGATGCTTTTAAAATATTTTAATTGGTCTAATTTCAACTGGATATCCTGAAAAACAGATTTAGCCAAAGCAGAATTCTGAATATTATCCCGGCTGATATCAACAGTGAAGACAATGTTCAGATTTTTGCTTCTGTTAGTTATTTCTTTGAATCTGTCATAATAAACAGGTTGTCCCAAAACATTATAAACAAAGTTTTTGCTGTAATCCAAAGCATTTGTGAAGAATCTTGCTTTGTTAGAATTATCAACCGTGGAAGGCGAAACCGAAACCAAATTTTCTATAGCGGTTCTGTTGATTCCGTCAGAAAGTGGAAAGTTGGTTTCTGTAAAAGATCCATCCGGATTTTGTTTATTGATAGCTAAATTATTTTCATCAGCATAATTGAAATCTGATGAAACTTTCAAAGCAGTTCTGTCGCCCCAATTGGCAATCATATTGGAACTAATCCAACCGTAAACATCTTTGGAAATGCTATCGATTTTTAGATTTGGTGATTTTCCGATTAAGAATCTGTTATTAGCTTCGGATTGTTTGTAGATGTAAACTAATTGTCCAACGGCAATTTTTTTGCTGATAGGTTTTGTGAGATCCGGCGATGAGAAAATCAAGGCAGAATCGCCTTTCATATATTTTGAACCGTTTTTCAAAACATCAGAATTATTTGGAGAAATAACCGCTTTTACGTTAAAACCATTATCACTTCTTTTCAAAGAATTGGTCCAAAGCAATAACTGGTCTTTCGGGATCCAACCATAAGTTTTAACTGACTTGGAAGGGATTTTTTTCATCAAAGCATCAGGATTATATTCTGCAACTTTGATCAGATTTTTAGATTCTTTTTGCTTAACAACTAATAAGGGTTCCAAGAATTTGATTTCTTTAGGTGATTTTTCTTCACCCTTATCCATAAAAACAGTGTTGTTGGCACGATCAGAAATTACCACCCAAGGTTCAGCTTTTTTAGGAAATCCGTCATTCACTTTTACTTGATCTACGTAGCCGTAAAAATCAGAATCTGGTGTTTCCTGAGAAGGAATCCTGACTTGACATCCAATCAAAATATATACAGAACCAAAAAGGTAGGCAGCGCTAAGGAAGTTATTTTTCATAATTTATTTTTTTAGTTTATTTACTTGCTTTGCTTTACTTCTACTTTGACAACGCAATTTTGATTGGTGTCCAAAGTGGTTTTCACTTCCTGTATAGAATTATTTTTATCGAACTGCAAACCCATGCAATAGTTGTAGAATGAGTTGTTTT encodes:
- the tssR gene encoding type VI secretion system protein TssR domain-containing protein, which gives rise to MKNNFLSAAYLFGSVYILIGCQVRIPSQETPDSDFYGYVDQVKVNDGFPKKAEPWVVISDRANNTVFMDKGEEKSPKEIKFLEPLLVVKQKESKNLIKVAEYNPDALMKKIPSKSVKTYGWIPKDQLLLWTNSLKRSDNGFNVKAVISPNNSDVLKNGSKYMKGDSALIFSSPDLTKPISKKIAVGQLVYIYKQSEANNRFLIGKSPNLKIDSISKDVYGWISSNMIANWGDRTALKVSSDFNYADENNLAINKQNPDGSFTETNFPLSDGINRTAIENLVSVSPSTVDNSNKARFFTNALDYSKNFVYNVLGQPVYYDRFKEITNRSKNLNIVFTVDISRDNIQNSALAKSVFQDIQLKLDQLKYFKSIKYGAVLYKNNNCGEDILPSALSNNFEEINSFIDLQTSNQNCSNSGAQPLLEALSTTGELIKNNSDETNIVIVVGSTASSFGGLSEAMRNLTKARAKMLFFQSASGSSDYYNNFVLFSENVLTGTARNIAELDKARIVDQKMIMDKNNYNLVMGEGGVYSLDYPKASMAQGFVVYPRKGEINSSNLLVKSLDSLITQVIDYNKTVNTSLTNYFKSAVGSSKTVVKPDFRNQFSNAPTPIPTETTTQLITYNNPFITKGTFSNELKESYPAVEKGILLSETEYDKLRAFYQEIYQETKSFTPTFSQESAINSYLKTLKKYYSGDTKFDKSKLRNQSMAYSVAVSTGFDNSAEETLSTYKLSGWKQPKVVSNEIVRNYFKQYKTLADRLLNNKSNPKIIIDQNGEKFYWLNRFFMPTIEPVESL